A single window of Bordetella genomosp. 11 DNA harbors:
- a CDS encoding ABC transporter substrate-binding protein: protein MSNKLRISLACGAYDRTQALFDGRAPIEGCEVAAVPIEPEEAFHRAFRYQEFDVTEISMSSHMMTTARGDNEYVAVPAFISRVFRQSGIYVRTDRGIKTPQDLRGKVIGVPEYQITANVWIRGILEDEYGVKPSDIKWRRGGIEEPGRGERAPIDLGKEIDLQQIPDDKTLSGMLEAGEIDGYIGARAPSCFLRGAPNVGRLFGDYIEAEKDYYRRTGIFPIMHMVGIRKSLVEENPWLPVSVYKAFLKAKALAVKELNEICHLAVTLPWMVHHYNEARSIMGEDYWPYGMEANRHTIETFARYHYEQGLSKRKVAPEELFAKSALDLSKI, encoded by the coding sequence ATGAGCAACAAGTTGAGAATCAGTCTGGCCTGCGGCGCGTACGATCGGACACAGGCATTGTTCGATGGCCGTGCGCCGATCGAGGGGTGCGAGGTCGCCGCAGTACCGATCGAGCCGGAAGAAGCCTTCCACCGCGCGTTCCGCTACCAGGAGTTCGACGTTACCGAGATCTCCATGAGCAGCCACATGATGACCACGGCGCGCGGCGACAACGAGTACGTCGCGGTGCCGGCGTTCATCTCGCGCGTCTTCCGGCAATCGGGCATCTACGTCCGTACCGACCGTGGCATCAAGACGCCGCAGGATCTGCGTGGCAAGGTGATCGGGGTGCCGGAATACCAGATCACCGCCAATGTGTGGATCCGCGGCATCCTGGAAGACGAATACGGCGTCAAGCCGAGCGACATCAAATGGCGTCGCGGCGGCATCGAAGAGCCGGGCCGCGGCGAGCGCGCGCCCATCGACCTGGGCAAGGAAATCGACCTGCAGCAGATCCCCGATGACAAGACGCTGTCCGGCATGCTGGAGGCGGGCGAGATCGATGGCTACATCGGCGCTCGCGCGCCGTCGTGCTTCCTGCGCGGCGCACCCAATGTGGGCCGCCTGTTCGGCGATTACATCGAAGCGGAAAAGGACTACTACCGCCGCACGGGAATTTTCCCGATCATGCACATGGTGGGCATCCGGAAATCGCTGGTGGAGGAGAACCCGTGGCTGCCGGTCAGTGTCTACAAGGCCTTCCTGAAGGCCAAGGCGCTGGCGGTGAAGGAGCTGAACGAAATCTGCCACCTGGCCGTGACGCTGCCTTGGATGGTGCACCACTACAACGAGGCGCGCTCGATCATGGGCGAGGACTATTGGCCTTACGGCATGGAGGCCAACCGCCATACGATCGAGACTTTTGCCCGCTACCACTACGAACAAGGGCTTTCCAAGCGCAAGGTCGCGCCGGAAGAGTTGTTCGCCAAGTCGGCGCTGGATCTGTCCAAGATCTGA
- a CDS encoding tripartite tricarboxylate transporter substrate binding protein has protein sequence MKLHKLILGTAVAALCLAGGTSASAEDAASFPSKNFDIIVTFPPGGGTDMLARLVGNYMADTLGKAAIVENRPGASGNVGARVVKERAPDGYSLLMVNSSFAVNPGVFKTLPFDPKKDFDAIINIAYVPSVLVVPPGSPYKNLHDVTVAAAKSNDVSFGSCGNGTPQHLAGELFKLQAKINMVHVPYKGCGPALNDVVGGQIGLAVITASSALPFIKAGKLRALAVTSKERSKLMPDVPTVAEQGYPGYELTQWHGLLAPAGTPDDIKQKLYAGVAKIMQRPDVQQKLADLGYDTASDGPAVFQKMVSSDIDKFTALAHKIGLSAD, from the coding sequence ATGAAGCTGCACAAACTGATTCTGGGAACCGCCGTCGCCGCACTATGCCTGGCGGGCGGGACCTCCGCTTCCGCGGAGGACGCCGCGTCGTTTCCAAGCAAGAACTTCGACATCATCGTTACGTTCCCGCCGGGAGGCGGCACGGATATGCTGGCCCGGCTGGTCGGCAACTACATGGCCGATACGCTGGGGAAAGCGGCGATTGTCGAGAACCGTCCGGGCGCCAGTGGCAACGTCGGGGCGCGGGTGGTGAAGGAGCGGGCCCCCGACGGCTATTCGCTGTTGATGGTCAACAGTTCGTTCGCAGTCAATCCCGGCGTCTTCAAGACCTTGCCGTTCGATCCCAAAAAGGATTTCGACGCCATTATCAACATCGCTTATGTGCCGTCGGTGCTCGTCGTACCGCCCGGGTCGCCTTACAAGAACCTGCACGATGTCACGGTGGCCGCGGCGAAAAGCAATGACGTGTCTTTCGGGTCCTGCGGCAACGGCACGCCCCAGCACCTGGCGGGCGAACTGTTCAAGCTGCAGGCCAAGATCAATATGGTGCACGTGCCTTACAAGGGCTGCGGGCCGGCGCTCAATGATGTGGTGGGCGGGCAGATCGGCCTGGCGGTGATTACCGCGTCCAGCGCGCTGCCCTTCATCAAGGCCGGCAAGCTGCGCGCACTGGCGGTAACGTCCAAGGAGCGCTCCAAGCTGATGCCCGACGTGCCCACGGTCGCCGAGCAGGGCTATCCCGGCTACGAGCTGACGCAGTGGCATGGCCTGCTGGCGCCGGCCGGCACGCCCGACGATATCAAGCAAAAACTTTACGCCGGCGTCGCGAAGATCATGCAGCGCCCGGACGTGCAGCAGAAACTGGCTGACCTGGGCTACGACACCGCGTCCGACGGACCGGCGGTATTCCAGAAGATGGTGTCCAGCGATATCGACAAGTTCACCGCGCTGGCACACAAGATCGGCCTGTCCGCGGATTAG
- a CDS encoding FAD binding domain-containing protein, whose protein sequence is MKAPVLRYLAPRTVDEALDMLGATENARILAGGQSLVAMLNMRFAFPDCLVDINRIPELAYLRESDSGDAIEIGAMTRQRDVEFSPLVAARLPLWREAVLHVGHRQTRNRGTVGGSLCQLDPSAEIPTVAMAMDATIVVRSRRGTRELSIADFPAAYMTPAVEPDEMVTAVRVPLWPRRHGHAFVEFARRHGDFAIVSCAALVSLDDQGRIARASLTLGGVGIAPLRMRDAEAALLGRAPDGDALAAAAALCGQVDATGDSYVPAWYRRRLAAVLARRALDQAVQRARAYEETASS, encoded by the coding sequence ATGAAAGCCCCGGTCCTGCGTTACCTGGCGCCGCGTACGGTGGACGAGGCGCTGGACATGCTGGGCGCGACGGAAAACGCGCGCATTCTGGCAGGCGGCCAATCGCTGGTCGCCATGCTCAATATGCGTTTCGCGTTCCCGGACTGCCTGGTGGACATCAACCGCATTCCCGAGCTGGCCTATCTGCGCGAAAGCGACAGCGGCGATGCGATCGAGATCGGCGCGATGACGCGCCAGCGCGATGTCGAGTTTTCGCCCCTGGTGGCGGCGCGCCTGCCCCTGTGGCGCGAAGCCGTGCTGCACGTGGGACACCGGCAGACCCGCAACCGGGGCACCGTGGGCGGCAGCCTTTGTCAGCTCGATCCTTCCGCGGAAATCCCGACGGTGGCGATGGCCATGGATGCCACGATCGTGGTGCGCAGCCGGCGCGGTACGCGGGAGTTGTCCATCGCGGACTTTCCCGCCGCGTATATGACTCCCGCCGTCGAGCCCGACGAAATGGTGACCGCGGTGCGCGTGCCCCTGTGGCCGCGGCGCCATGGGCATGCCTTCGTCGAGTTCGCGCGGCGCCATGGCGATTTCGCCATCGTTTCGTGCGCGGCGCTGGTGTCGCTGGACGATCAGGGCCGCATCGCGCGCGCCTCGCTGACCCTGGGCGGCGTGGGCATCGCGCCGCTGCGCATGCGCGACGCCGAGGCGGCGCTGCTGGGCCGTGCGCCCGACGGCGACGCGCTCGCCGCGGCCGCCGCGTTGTGCGGACAGGTCGACGCTACGGGAGACAGCTATGTCCCGGCCTGGTACCGGCGCAGGCTGGCCGCCGTGCTGGCGCGCCGCGCCCTTGACCAGGCCGTCCAGCGGGCGCGCGCCTATGAGGAGACCGCATCATCATGA
- a CDS encoding (2Fe-2S)-binding protein, translating to MNPDDTSRETRPIRLVVNGEARCGTAEPRVHLADFLRGELKLTGTHIGCEHGVCGACTVLVDGQSARSCLMLAVQAEGCGIETIEGLAASDGTPHPLQAAFHELHALQCGYCTPGILMSLVELLRDRPDPDEALVRDVLSGHLCRCTGYQNIVAAALRAAQRLREGRIDGSVA from the coding sequence ATGAACCCGGACGACACGTCCCGCGAGACCCGGCCGATACGGCTGGTGGTCAATGGCGAGGCCCGTTGCGGCACGGCGGAGCCGCGTGTGCACCTGGCGGACTTCCTGCGTGGAGAGTTGAAATTGACCGGCACGCATATCGGCTGCGAGCACGGCGTTTGCGGTGCCTGTACCGTTCTGGTCGATGGCCAGTCGGCGCGGTCCTGCCTGATGCTTGCGGTGCAGGCGGAAGGCTGCGGCATCGAAACCATCGAGGGCCTGGCTGCCAGCGACGGCACGCCGCATCCCTTGCAGGCGGCCTTCCATGAACTGCATGCGTTGCAATGCGGCTATTGCACGCCGGGAATACTGATGTCGCTCGTGGAACTGCTGCGCGACCGGCCGGACCCGGACGAAGCCCTGGTTCGCGACGTCCTGTCCGGCCATTTGTGCCGCTGCACGGGTTACCAGAATATCGTGGCCGCGGCGCTGCGCGCGGCACAGCGGCTGCGCGAAGGACGGATCGATGGAAGTGTCGCTTGA